One window from the genome of Manis pentadactyla isolate mManPen7 chromosome 15, mManPen7.hap1, whole genome shotgun sequence encodes:
- the LOC118910143 gene encoding E3 ubiquitin-protein ligase AMFR-like, translating to MHTTNILGITQAGNSQLNAMAHQIQEMFPQVPYHLVLQDLQLTRSVEITTDNILEGRIQVPLPTQRSDSIRPALNSPVERRNGDQEEGEVSAQTERMPLDLSPRLEDTLDLSEAEVEPSEGEDFEARGSRFSKSADERQRMLVQRKDDLLQQARKRFFERKF from the exons ATGCACACCACCAACATCCTGGGCATTACCCAGGCCGGCAACTCCCAGCTTAACGCAATG GCTCATCAGATTCAAGAAATGTTTCCCCAGGTTCCATACCACCTCGTACTGCAGGACCTCCAACTGACACGCTCAGTTGAAATAACAACAGACAACATTTTAGAAGGACGGATTCAAGTACCTTTACCCACACAG CGGTCGGATAGCATTAGACCTGCGCTGAACAGTCCTGTGGAAAGGCGAAAtggtgaccaggaggagggagAAGTTTCTGCACAG ACTGAGCGTATGCCTCTGGACCTCAGTCCTCGGCTAGAGGACACCTTGGACTTGAGCGAAGCAGAAGTGGAGCCCAGTGAGGGGGAAGACTTTGAGGCTCGGGGGAGCCGCTTCTCCAAGTCTGCTGATGAGAGACAGCGCATGTTAGTCCAGCGCAAGGATGACCTCCTGCAGCAGGCTCGGAA GCGTTTTTTTGAACGGAAGTTCTGA